In Thamnophis elegans isolate rThaEle1 chromosome 4, rThaEle1.pri, whole genome shotgun sequence, the following proteins share a genomic window:
- the HTR1B gene encoding 5-hydroxytryptamine receptor 1B, with product MDQARLCQATPGLNAFHANDSDQTRNCSPEESSAYQDGTPFSWKVVLTVVLALITLATILSNGFVIATVYQSRKLHTPANYLIASLAVTDLLVSLLVMPISTMYTVTGKWTLGQVVCDIWLSSDITCCTASILHLCVIALDRYWAITDAVEYSTKRTPKRAAGMIALVWVFSISISIPPFFWQQSKAEEMSNCVVNSDHILYTIYSTVGAFYFPTMLLIILYGRIYVEARSRILKQTPKNTGKRLTRAHLITDSPGSTSSVTSINCKISEASSEMGSPIYTNQVKVKVSDAFLEKKKLMVARERKATKTLGVILGAFIVCWLPFFIISLVLPICKDACWFHMAIFDFFTWLGYLNSLINPIIYTMSNEDFKQAFHKLIRFRCTS from the coding sequence ATGGATCAAGCTAGGCTTTGCCAAGCCACCCCGGGCCTAAACGCCTTCCACGCCAATGACTCCGACCAGACCAGGAATTGCAGCCCCGAAGAAAGTTCCGCCTACCAAGATGGCACCCCGTTCTCCTGGAAGGTTGTCCTCACCGTCGTCTTGGCTCTCATCACCTTGGCCACCATATTGTCCAACGGTTTTGTTATTGCCACTGTCTACCAGAGTCGTAAGCTCCACACCCCGGCCAATTATCTCATAGCTTCCTTGGCGGTCACTGACCTTCTGGTCTCCCTCCTGGTCATGCCTATCAGCACCATGTACACTGTGACTGGGAAATGGACCCTGGGCCAGGTTGTGTGTGACATTTGGCTCTCTTCAGACATCACTTGTTgcactgcttccattctccatTTGTGTGTGATTGCCCTGGACAGATACTGGGCCATTACAGATGCGGTGGAGTATTCGACTAAAAGGACTCCCAAGAGAGCAGCAGGCATGATTGCCCTGGTGTGGGTCTTCTCgatctccatctccatccctcctttcttctgGCAGCAGTCTAAAGCGGAAGAGATGTCTAACTGTGTGGTGAATTCAGACCACATCTTATATACCATCTATTCCACGGTGGGGGCGTTCTATTTTCCTACCATGCTGCTGATAATCCTTTATGGAAGGATCTATGTGGAGGCCAGATCTCGGATTTTGAAACAGACGCCAAAGAACACCGGCAAAAGATTAACCCGGGCTCACTTAATAACAGATTCCCCGGGGTCAACGTCCTCTGTCACTTCTATAAATTGCAAGATCTCGGAAGCCTCCAGTGAAATGGGGTCTCCCATATATACGAACCAGGTCAAAGTAAAGGTATCGGAtgcttttctggaaaaaaagaagCTGATGGTTGCCAGAGAGCGGAAAGCAACCAAGACTTTAGGGGTTATTTTAGGAGCCTTCATTGTGTGCTGGCTACCCTTCTTTATCATTAGTTTAGTGTTGCCTATTTGTAAAGATGCTTGCTGGTTCCACATGGCCATCTTTGACTTTTTCACGTGGCTGGGATATCTTAACTCTCTGATCAACCCTATCATCTACACTATGTCCAATGAAGACTTCAAACAAGCTTTTCATAAATTGATACGGTTCCGATGCACAAGTTGA